From Diospyros lotus cultivar Yz01 chromosome 4, ASM1463336v1, whole genome shotgun sequence, a single genomic window includes:
- the LOC127799362 gene encoding uncharacterized protein LOC127799362, translating into MVSGNLFHFRKNSWPPEEYISRNTLHLLDFDSASPPEQAWRRKLNSHATILKEFSVTFTEAIKMMRLGIRMWSYVREEASHGRTAPINPFKRESCKPSATQGVPLGGMGSGSISRGFRGEFRHWQIVPGTCEASPVMANQFSIFVSRDGGNKSYASVLAPGQHEGLGKLDDQGISSWGWNLSGQHSTYHALFPRAWTIYDGEPDPELKISCRQISPFIPHNYQDSSLPTAVFVYTLVNTGRERAKASLLFTWANSIGGISHLSGDHVNEPFIGEDGVSGVLLHHKTAKGNPPVTFSIAACETQNVNVTVLPCFGLSEGSSVTAKDMWGKMVQDGHFDLENFKTGPSMPSSPGETLCAAVSASTWVEPHGKCTVAFALAWSSPKVKFLKGKLYHRRYAKFYGTSERAAANLVHDALMNYKRWEEEIEKWQAPILSDDRLPEWYKFTLFNELYFLVAGGTVWTDSAIPVVDTGSYQHRSTRKNRKVKLTETKVECKNGLLVEHSTVGTFDSNAGNCSNDNDEKTLTGDEEDECAISHRKEDQDCLCTVSGLHSDADNVGGFLYLEGVEYMMWCTYDVHFYASYALLMLFPKIELSIQRDFAKAVLCEDRGKVKFLAEGNCGLRKVRGAVPHDLGTHDPWHEMNAYNIHDTSKWKDLNPKFVLQVYRDFAATGDLSFGADVWPSVCAAINYMDQFDRDNDGLIENDGFPDQTYDTWTVHGISAYCGGLWLAALQAAAAMAIQLGDRDFAERCKSRFVKAKSVFEAKLWNGSYFNYDSGSSSNSKSIQADQLAGQWYAASSGLPDLFDHFKIRSSLQKVYDFNVMKIKGGRMGAVNGMYPNGKVDETCMQSREIWTGVTYGVAATMILAGMENEAFTTAEGIFTAGWSEEGYGYSFQTPEAWTMDGHFRSLIYMRPLSIWAMQWALSLPKAVLRAPEINIMDRTNESPPHSARSSHNETATGVKKIATKAKCFSNSVFHCAC; encoded by the exons ATGGTTTCTGGAAATCTATTCCACTTTAGGAAGAACTCTTGGCCACCAGAGGAATATATCAGCAGAAACACTTTACACTTG CTTGATTTTGATAGTGCTTCCCCACCAGAACAAGCTTGGAGAAGGAAATTAAACAGCCATGCAACCATTCTTAAAGAATTTAGTGTTACATTTACAGAAGCAATAAAAATG ATGCGGCTTGGTATACGCATGTGGTCCTATGTAAGGGAAGAGGCTTCCCATGGAAGG ACGGCACCTATTAATCCTTTCAAACGGGAGAGTTGCAAGCCATCAGCAACTCAAGGGGTCCCACTTGGAGGAATGGG AAGTGGTAGCATATCCAGAGGTTTTAGAGGCGAGTTCAGGCATTGGCAAATTGTTCCTGGTACTTGTGAGGCTTCCCCTGTCATGGCCAATCAGTTCTCT ATTTTTGTATCTCGGGATGGAGGGAACAAGAGTTATGCATCGGTTCTAGCTCCAGGCCAGCATGAAGGACTAGG GAAATTGGATGATCAGGGCATATCATCATGGGGTTGGAATTTGAGTGGTCAGCACTCCACATATCATGCTCTATTCCCAAGGGCATGGACTATATATGATG GTGAACCTGACCCAGAGCTAAAAATATCCTGTCGCCAAATATCGCCATTCATTCCTCATAATTATCAAGATAGTAGTCTTCCTACTGCTGTTTTTGTATATACG TTGGTGAATACTGGGAGGGAAAGGGCAAAAGCTAGCCTTCTTTTTACCTGGGCG AACTCAATTGGAGGAATCTCACACCTATCAGGAGACCATGTGAACGAACCATTCAT TGGCGAAGATGGAGTCTCTGGAGTACTTCTGCATCACAA GACTGCAAAAGGGAACCCTCCTGTTACTTTTTCCATTGCTGCATGTGAAACGCAGAACGTGAATGTTACTGTTTTGCCATGCTTTGGTCTATCTGAAGGAAGCAGTGTTACTGCAAAAGATATGTGGGGTAAAATGGTGCAG GATGGGCACTTTGATCTGGAGAACTTTAAGACTGGTCCTAGCATGCCGTCATCACCTGGAGAAACTCTTTGTGCTGCGGTGTCTGCTTCTACATGGGTTGAACCTCATGGAAAGTGCACTGTTGCATTTGCTCTCGCATGGTCATCCccaaaagtaaaatttttgaagGGAAAATTATACCACAG GAGGTATGCTAAATTCTATGGCACTTCTGAAAGAGCAGCTGCAAACCTGGTTCATGATGCACTAATGA ATTATAAACGCTgggaagaagaaattgagaaatgGCAAGCTCCCATCCTGAGTGATGACAGGCTACCAGAATG GTATAAATTCACATTGTTTAATGAGCTGTACTTTTTGGTTGCTGGTGGTACAGTGTGGACAG ACTCTGCCATACCTGTAGTTGATACAGGAAGTTATCAGCATCGATCAACAAGGAAGAACAGGAAAGTCAAATTAACTGAAACAAAAGTGGAATGCAAAAATGGTTTGCTTGTTGAGCATTCAACAGTTGGTACTTTTGATAGCAATGCAGGAAATTGTTCAAATGATAATGACGAAAAAACTCTTACgggggatgaagaagatgagtGCGCGATTTCTCATAGAAAAGAGGACCAGGATTGTCTATGTACTGTGTCGGGTCTGCATAGTGATGCTGATAATGTGGGTGGGTTCCTGTACTTGGAAGGTGTAGAATATATGATGTGGTGTACATACGATGTGCACTTCTATGCATCTTACGCCCTTCTTATGCTATTTCCGAAAATTGAACTCAGTATTCAACGAGACTTTGCAAAAGCTGTTTTATGTGAGGATCGGGGAAAAGTAAAGTTTCTAGCGGAGGGAAACTGTGGACTTCGCAAAGTCAGAGGAGCTGTGCCTCATGATTTGGGAACTCATGATCCATGGCATGAaatgaatgcatataatatacATGATACAAGTAAATGGAAGGATCTGAACCCAAAGTTTGTACTTCAGGTGTACAGGGATTTTGCTGCAACAGGAGATTTATCATTTGGAGCCGATGTCTGGCCTTCTGTTTGTGCTGCAATTAATTACATGGATCAATTTGATCGGGACAATGATGGCCTTATTGAGAATGATGGATTCCCAGATCAAACATATGATACTTGGACGGTTCATGGTATAAGTGCTTATTGTGGTGGTTTGTGGCTTGCTGCTCTCCAAGCTGCAGCTGCAATGGCCATTCAACTTGGTGACAGGGACTTTGCAGAAAGATGCAAAAGTAGATTTGTAAAGGCTAAATCAGTATTTGAAGCAAAATTGTGGAATGGTTCATATTTTAACTATGACAGTGGATCAAGCAGTAACAGTAAATCCATCCAAGCTGATCAATTGGCAGGGCAATGGTACGCAGCATCTTCGGGTTTGCCTGATCTATTCGACCATTTCAAGATCCGTAGTTCTCTCCAAAAAGTCTATGACTTCaatgttatgaaaataaaaggaGGCAGGATGGGTGCTGTAAATGGCATGTATCCCAACGGGAAGGTGGATGAAACTTGCATGCAGTCACGTGAAATATGGACTGGAGTCACATATGGTGTGGCAGCGACCATGATCCTTGCGGGAATGGAGAATGAGGCATTCACCACTGCTGAGGGTATATTCACCGCAGGCTGGTCAGAGGAAGGATACGG GTACTCTTTTCAGACACCAGAAGCATGGACCATGGACGGACATTTCCGATCCCTGATATATATGAGGCCGCTCTCAATTTGGGCCATGCAATGGGCACTGTCATTGCCTAAGGCTGTTCTCAGGGCCCCTGAGATCAACATAATGGACAGAACCAATGAATCTCCTCCTCATAGTGCAAGATCTTCCCACAATGAGACTGCTACTGGTGTCAAAAAGATCGCAACCAAAGCCAAGTGCTTCAGCAATTCTGTCTTTCACTGTGCATGCTGA
- the LOC127800321 gene encoding uncharacterized protein LOC127800321, with translation MNSRGPPVRVLGQRSITSTLLFRTSTPNQSGVCKENAKVKVPNKGSGVSLSDFLNRKLHRSSVLPSSSQGKEENHFLSPVGHKDLSGSNERKNETKKRVEAEVKPVLDEVFEQFKWTRKVGEDCIGSCAIDDVGNAGIDDIQNQASRKRKSPFSGEDGKQSARKHLVVLGGDPQTTRPIAKRKEKKESLIANKKPKHPFNHYANGCGWWDCNMEGVDNEEVGCSEVWEGIGSATLGELEWN, from the exons ATGAATTCAAGAGGTCCGCCAGTTAGGGTTTTGGGGCAGCGATCTATAACTTCGACGCTCCTCTTTCGCACTTCGACTCCCAACCA GTCAGGCGTTTGTAAAGAGAACGCTAAGGTAAAAGTTCCCAACAAAGGCTCAGGCGTTTCGCTCTCGGACTTCCTCAATCGTAAGCTGCACAGGAGTTCTGTCTTGCCAAGTTCATCTCAG GGAAAGGAGGAGAATCACTTCTTGTCACCCGTGGGACATAAGGATTTGAGTGGgtcaaatgaaagaaaaaatgagactAAGAAAAGAGTTGAAGCAGAGGTGAAGCCTGTTCTTGATGAAGTTTTTGAACAGTTCAAGTGGACCAGAAAAGTGGGCGAAGATTGTATTGGTTCATGTGCCATTGATGATGTTGGAAATGCTGGCATAGATGATATCCAAAACCAAGCATCCAGGAAAAGGAAAAGCCCATTTTCAG GTGAAGATGGGAAACAATCTGCTCGAAAACATTTGGTTGTTCTTGGAGGTGATCCACAAACCACTCGTCCAATAGCCAAgcgaaaagagaaaaaagagagtTTAATTGCAAACAAGAAACCAAAACATCCTTTCAACCATT ATGCAAATGGATGTGGCTGGTGGGACTGTAACATGGAAGGTGTCGATAATGAAGAAGTAGGCTGCAGTGAAGTCTGGGAAGGGATAGGTTCTGCCACATTGGGGGAACTGGAGTGGAATTGA